In Narcine bancroftii isolate sNarBan1 unplaced genomic scaffold, sNarBan1.hap1 Scaffold_248, whole genome shotgun sequence, a single window of DNA contains:
- the LOC138750740 gene encoding apoptosis-associated speck-like protein containing a CARD: MSRSVRRCLSDALSRLDAAQLRRLKEDLSDGPPGSGSTIPRAQLEGADTLDLARLLVGTYGEAEAAQVAVRALEELPERPVAEFLRRCLGSDAPAEGARGRDGADHPVLRYHRDIVQRLHSANCLLDELLSSHVVSVEQYEEVRAKPTRMEKNRALLRIVADKGSEAMDRLWLEMVKADPMFVHSLTRE; the protein is encoded by the exons ATGTCCCGCTCCGTCCGCCGCTGCCTCTCCGACGCCCTGAGCCGCCTGGATGCCGCGCAGCTGCGGCGGTTGAAGGAGGATCTGTCCGACGGGCCGCCCGGTTCCGGGTCGACTATCCCACGGGCCCAGCTCGAGGGAGCCGACACGCTCGACCTGGCCCGCCTGCTGGTGGGGACGTACGGGGAAGCGGAGGCCGCTCAGGTCGCGGTCCGGGCGCTGGAGGAGCTGCCGGAGAGGCCGGTCGCCGAGTTCCTGCGGCGCTGCCTCGGCTCCGACGCTCCCGCGGAGGGTGCGAGGGGCCGGGACGGTGCAG ACCACCCGGTTCTCCGCTACCACCGGGACATCGTGCAGCGCCTGCACTCTGCCAATTGCCTCCTGGATGAGCTGCTAAGCTCGCACGTAGTGTCAGTGGAGCAGTATGAGGAGGTGAGGGCAAAGCCGACGCGGATGGAAAAGAACCGGGCGTTGCTGCGCATCGTGGCAGACAAGGGCAGCGAGGCAATGGACCGGCTATGGTTGGAGATGGTGAAGGCAGACCCGATGTTTGTCCACAGTCTGACCAGGGAGTGA